The proteins below are encoded in one region of Phaseolus vulgaris cultivar G19833 chromosome 1, P. vulgaris v2.0, whole genome shotgun sequence:
- the LOC137813877 gene encoding large ribosomal subunit protein cL37 translates to MALLSFNSLSLSPLQSSFPSSSSILALPITTASRVLVALPSKPLNGVRITGPRGKKCALIVSAAAEGSSSPAEALPPVESEKESGVSVEKLPLESKVKEREEQKLRMKLAKKIRLRRKRLLRKRKLRKKGRWPPSKMKKLKNV, encoded by the exons ATGGCACTCCTCTCTTTCAATTCCCTCTCACTCTCCCCTCTCCAATCTTCATTCccctcttcttcctccattcTCGCACTTCCCATAACCACTG CTTCAAGAGTACTCGTGGCTCTGCCCTCGAAGCCCTTGAACGGAGTTCGAATTACGGGACCCAGAGGGAAGAAATGCGCGTTGATTGTCTCCGCCGCCGCGGAAGGCTCTAGTTCGCCGGCGGAAGCGCTTCCTCCGGTGGAGAGCGAGAAGGAGAGTGGCGTTAGTGTGGAGAAGCTTCCTTTGGAGTCAAAGGTGAAAGAGAGAGAGGAGCAGAAGCTGAGGATGAAGCTGGCGAAGAAGATAAGGTTGCGGAGGAAACGGCTTCTTAGGAAGCGCAAGTTGAGGAAGAAGGGTAGATGGCCACCTTCTaagatgaagaaattgaagaaTGTATGA
- the LOC137813878 gene encoding aladin, with translation MASFPPPGSLTLCELNRDLITVDALSEDRANQTYGKILGSVFSPVPFHSLESDASDQEGATATENTAGESVQRKGPVALLQGLVNTYLGHLFYPNVVHLLPEVDLQGVSWHPNKHIIAFISAPTQVLVRDYQQSEGNPSILANESQRDVRVLEWRPNGGKMLAVGCKGGICIWAASYPGNAASLRSGAASFLGSLSRNSGNRYVLVDFLRSPYHEHVIALTWSPDGRYLASGSYESSSFTVWDFAQGVGTPIRRGLGGISMLKWSPTGDYFFVSKFDGTFYLWETNTWTSEQWSSTSGFVKGATWDPDGCMILLAFSQSSTLGSVHFTSKPPSLDAQLLPVNLPEILSLTGSQGIEKIAWDNSGERLAVSFKGGDDMYRGLIAIYDTRRTRIMSTSLIGFIRGPGDSPKPITFSFHGKFKQGPLLSVCWSSGFCCTYPLLFRSHMLP, from the exons ATGGCTTCCTTTCCTCCTCCTGGTTCACTCACTCTGTGCGAACTCAATCGTGACCTAA TCACCGTGGACGCTCTCTCCGAAGATCGAGCAAACCAAACCTATGGAAAAATCCTT GGATCGGTGTTCAGTCCAGTTCCCTTTCACTCTCTGGAGAGCGACGCTTCCGATCAGGAAGGAGCAACGGCGACGGAGAACACCGCTGGAGAAAGCGTTCAGAGGAAAGGTCCGGTGGCACTCTTGCAAGGGCTTGTGAACACCTATCTCGGACACCTCTTTTACCCTAACGTT GTGCATTTGTTGCCGGAGGTTGATCTCCAAGGAGTAAGCTGGCACCCTAATAAGCATATCATTGCTTTTATTTCTGCCCCAACACAAGTTTTGGTTCGTGATTACCAACAGTCTG AGGGGAATCCGAGTATTTTGGCGAATGAGTCACAGAGAGACGTTAGGGTGCTGGAGTGGAGGCCCAATGGTGGGAAAATGCTTGCTGTGGGTTGCAA GGGTGGAATTTGCATCTGGGCTGCTTCTTATCCTGGAAATGCTGCATCTCTTAGATCTGGTGCTGCTTCCTTTTTAGGAAGTTTGTCTAGAAACTCAGGAAATCGGTATGTCCTTGTTGACTTTCTTCGAAGTCCATACCATGAGCATGTTATTGCTCTCACTTGGAGCCCGGATGGAAGATA CTTAGCATCTGGTTCATATGAAAGCTCCTCATTCACAGTGTGGGATTTTGCTCAAG GTGTGGGGACACCAATTCGACGTGGATTGGGAGGCATATCAATGCTGAAGTGGTCACCTACTGGAGATTACTTCTTTGTTTCAAAATT TGATGGAACATTTTATCTTTGGGAGACAAACACATGGACATCAGAACAATGGTCATCAACAAGTGGTTTTGTCAAG GGTGCAACATGGGATCCAGATGGGTGTATGATACTTCTTGCATTTTCTCAATCGTCAACTTTGGGATCTGTTCACTTTACATCAAAGCCTCCCTCGTTAG ATGCTCAGCTTTTACCTGTTAATTTGCCGGAAATATTATCATTGACAGGCAG TCAGGGAATTGAAAAGATAGCATGGGATAATTCAGGGGAGCGATTGGCTGTGTCTTTTAAAGGTGGAGATGACATGTACAGGGGACTGATCGCCATATATGATACAAGAAGGACACGTATTATGTCTACATCTTTAAT TGGATTTATTAGAGGGCCTGGAGACAGTCCGAAGCCAATCACGTTTTCATTTCATGGAAAGTTTAAGCAGGGACCATTGCTTTCTGTG TGCTGGAGCAGTGGGTTTTGTTGCACTTACCCCCTCTTGTTTCGTTCCCATATGCTTCCATGA
- the LOC137813879 gene encoding protein ROOT PRIMORDIUM DEFECTIVE 1, with protein MNLLHSPRHRFLSPFTLFIQRRWKKPTVSARTRLEDRVRDPHFDKLMNQLKRLYLVLKIHHLMSTRKRAPFVSLTLMSRWRNILGLNVPVGPFLHKYPHVFHVFVHPLRRNTCCRVTKKMKELILLERVVVKQQEMEAVKRVKKLLMMSVSGTLRLHALRMIRRELGLPEDFRESILGKFSGDFKLIGLEVVELVDCDAELGLAEVEKWREREYIEKWLSEFETQFAFPISFPTGFKIERGFRERLKNWQRLSYTKPFERKEVVRVRTCGGIERYEKRAVAVLHELLSLTVEKMVEVDQLVHFRRDLGIEVNLRELLLRHPGIFYISTKGKTLTVFLREAYVKGGLIEPNPVYEARRNILDLVLLGCRKTRQLLAGDEAKEESNVVVCEMNEEGEKQGDWVVPFLENFEESRSP; from the coding sequence ATGAATCTCTTGCATAGTCCCAGACACAGGTTCCTCTCACCCTTTACCCTCTTCATCCAACGCCGATGGAAGAAACCCACCGTTTCCGCCCGAACCCGTTTGGAGGACAGAGTACGAGACCCCCACTTCGACAAACTCATGAATCAACTCAAAAGACTCTACCTTGTCCTCAAAATCCACCACCTCATGTCCACCCGCAAGCGCGCTCCCTTCGTCTCCCTCACCCTCATGTCCCGCTGGCGAAACATCCTCGGACTCAATGTCCCTGTGGGCCCCTTCCTCCACAAATACCCTCACGTGTTCCACGTCTTTGTCCACCCTCTCAGGAGGAACACGTGCTGCAGGGTCACAAAAAAGATGAAAGAGTTGATCTTGCTAGAAAGGGTGGTGGTGAAGCAGCAGGAGATGGAGGCTGTGAAGAGGGTGAAGAAGTTATTGATGATGTCTGTGAGTGGCACTCTTCGTTTGCACGCTTTGAGGATGATCAGGAGGGAACTGGGTCTCCCTGAGGATTTCAGAGAGTCCATTCTTGGGAAATTCAGTGGGGATTTTAAATTGATTGGTTTGGAGGTTGTGGAATTGGTTGATTGCGATGCGGAATTGGGATTGGCTGAGGTTGAGAAATGGAGGGAGAGAGAGTACATAGAGAAGTGGTTGAGTGAGTTTGAGACCCAGTTTGCATTTCCCATTAGTTTCCCAACTGGGTTTAAGATTGAGAGAGGGTTTAGAGAGAGGTTGAAGAATTGGCAGAGGCTTTCATACACTAAGCCTTTTGAGCGGAAGGAGGTTGTTAGGGTGCGGACATGTGGAGGGATTGAGCGGTATGAGAAGAGGGCTGTGGCTGTTCTTCATGAGCTATTGAGCTTGACTGTGGAGAAAATGGTTGAGGTTGATCAACTGGTTCATTTTCGGAGAGACTTGGGTATCGAAGTTAATCTGCGTGAATTGCTGCTAAGGCACCCTGGTATATTTTACATATCAACTAAAGGGAAGACTCTAACTGTTTTTCTTAGGGAAGCATATGTTAAAGGGGGTTTGATTGAACCGAATCCCGTGTATGAGGCACGTAGGAATATATTGGATCTTGTATTGTTAGGGTGTAGGAAAACTAGACAATTGTTGGCTGGTGATGAGGCTAAGGAAGAGAGTAATGTTGTGGTCTGTGAAATGAATGAGGAAGGTGAAAAACAAGGGGATTGGGTGGTTCCTTTCTTGGAGAATTTTGAGGAGAGTAGATCCCCTTGA
- the LOC137813880 gene encoding protein sym-1, with protein sequence MVYGALCAHAHKFPLAYRALNLNLCRQHATRPHFHTRSFLLSHPFNFNHSATPSKPSLLRIRNSRLSSFSDGGNGGRGGGGSDGPKFGGSGGSDSGGGDGGEKWSLLSWYLALLEKYPVAVKALTSALLNLIGDLICQLAIDQVQSLDFKRTFVFTFLGFALVGPTLHFWYLYLSKLVTLPGASGALLRLVLDQFIFSPIFIGVFLATLVTLEGKPSEVVPKLKQGWFSAVLANWKLWIPFQFLNFRFVPQQFQVLAANVIAVAWNVILSFMAHKEVLPK encoded by the exons ATGGTGTATGGAGCATTGTGCGCCCACGCGCACAAATTCCCACTCGCTTACCGTGCCCTTAACCTCAACCTTTGTCGTCAACATGCCACGCGCCCTCATTTCCACACTCGCTCTTTCCTCCTCTCTCACCCTTTTAACTTCAATCACTCCGCCACCCCCTCCAAACCCTCCCTCCTCCGCATCCGTAATTCTCGCCTCTCCTCCTTCTCCGACGGCGGAAACGGTGGTCGTGGCGGCGGTGGCTCCGACGGTCCCAAATTCGGTGGCTCTGGCGGTTCGGATTCCGGTGGcggtgatggaggagaaaaGTGGTCCTTGTTGTCATG GTACTTGGCTCTTCTTGAAAAATACCCTGTTGCGGTGAAAGCTCTAACTTCTGCACTTTTGAATCTAATTGGTGATTTGATTTGCCAG CTTGCAATAGATCAAGTGCAGTCACTGGACTTCAAGAGGACATTTGTCTTTACTTTTCTCGGTTTTGCTTTAGTGGGTCCAACACTACATTTTTG GTATTTGTATCTGAGTAAATTGGTTACACTTCCTGGAGCATCAGGTGCACTGTTGCGGCTTGTACTTGATCAG TTCATATTTTCTCCCATATTCATCGGAGTTTTCTTAGCTACATTGGTGACACTTGAGGGAAAGCCATCAGAAGTTGTACCCAAGCTAAAACAG GGGTGGTTTTCTGCTGTTCTAGCAAACTGGAAACTATGGATACCTTTTCAATTTCTCAACTTCAGATTTGTTCCACAACAATTTCAG GTCCTTGCTGCTAATGTTATTGCTGTGGCTTGGAATGTTATTCTCTCATTTATGGCACACAAAGAGGTTCTTCCAAAATAG